The DNA region taaacacttaaatctacccatttggtgggagcGAAAATGAAAGTTTAGAGAAGGAAAGGGGTTTAAATGGTGGCCGAagacagaagccgagaaggaatgagtaaagaaaagtgaaaacttaCGGGAGTTGGttaggcgattcttcacgagcgTCTAGAGAGAAAAGGTAATGATTGACACtagatgtgattgatttctgaaagaatgaatgaaggtaCGGGTTCCTATGCGTTTTGACATGCgagaggcggcctcgaaattaaaaTTCTCCCGCTTAATTTTTTAGAGCCAATCTGGGCCATCGGATGCGTATcccaccgttgaacgtggggaacaggatgtaacttgcggtcataaatgcgcgcattccgggtttcgaagcgtcagagaCGGTTTAAGCTAATGAAAAGTCCCCTACACGTGCGGCGGTTTGCAAAGCATGTGGAGGGTGCgctgtttggttcaaaactctatttctctcctcggatgggagggaaaaataaagttttgaggggctatcgtggggggtaaaaatgttcGAACAaatgtttgggctttgggcctgattggttaATACAAGTTTGTGTGGTCAGGGTCcataggcccacaggtcagtccgcaatatagtggtccgaggagctgtccgaggaggagtatatCCTCGGACAGGCCTAGCAATGGCCTTGAGACTTGCTAAACGGATTGGAGGCAGAATTCTagaagaactggtgggtaaaagtgtgatTCAAGCACTCTTTAGAAGCAAGAACGAGTGAGAAATATTAGAGgaaaaagctactaccaccacattaaaggccctgcatctacctccctggccgcattaatggggaaatgacctctgaacagtagaattcagccttcctgctattatttgaaggcttcaagaaggtggtggatgggacaaatatctaaggggaagatttatatgacacgtggatgaaacagggaagaagaagaagtatataagaagacgagagaggaaagaaagggAGACCGACGGGTTagctaaaaaagaactaagaactgtaatctttggcatagaaagagaagtaatATATAACTCGTCCTCagtttacgtccgaggagttttctttgtcatatttacttatcatttgcatagattgtggcactttagcctgttaatcaacttccaacatcccaaacctaggtttcaaactcatactctacaaatttcattgtataaggctcattgggcctgagcccattacttgtttttgggtccgggtataATTGTGCACCTACAGATGTAATGTTAAGTTAAGAATAGTCAACTTTATTGTATGCTCAATAAAACCAtaaattaattcttttatttgataatctATTCAATAATGACATTCAAAGAATCTTCATTGCATTCTCACTAATTAGCTCTTTTAATTGAGAGTCTCTTGTagctcaccaaaaaaaaaaaaaaaaaactactcacTCATGAAATCCAATTGTAAAGTAGTCTTAGAGATGAATCAATTACCAAAGTTAAAATGCAACACATTTTTGAATTAATTCCCAATTATACCAATCcaattttaatgatttaatcaaggaaacCATCAAGTcacaaatcaataaatcacaaatCAACCACCCCGCATTcttggtgcagtggtcactccacaagtataagtgcttgtgaggtgtgggagCAAGGGCTGAAGTTTAAGTCTCTAAGAGAGAGCTTcccacacatatatacttagattatacttcagtagaatttctatcttgtatctaAAAAACTAAATTCACAAATCATAAAGCACGCAATAAAAGTAATAGACAAATAACACAATGTTATGGTGAGGAagtgaaaaaaattgatagagaACATCtctaattgaataaaaaaaaaaaagatttcaaggGCAACGCAACCCAAATAAGACACTTCACTATATGAAGAGAAGTTACAAATCCAATACAAGACGCTTGCCCCTAGGCACTACTAATTAGATGAACTTACTATTCCAACCCACAATAACTTTTGAACTCTTCGTACATGAACAACCCATCAATGTATAATTTCAAATTGTCTAACTTATTATATGTTTCTTATGCTTTGTGTGTGACAGCTATACTGAATCTGAAACTCAATTTATCCAGAGAATTATTAAAGAGATATTAGATAATAAATTGAATCGCACTCAGTTATTTGTTACTAAACACCCAGTTGGAATAGATTCTCGTGTGGATGCTATAGAATTGCTTCTAGATATGAAGTCAAATGATGTTCGCATGGTAGGGATTCATGGTCTTGGAGGAGTAGGTAAGACTACAATTGCAAAGGCTATTTATAACAGAATCGCTAATTGTTTTGAATTGAGTTGCTTTCTAGAGGATGTCAGAGAAAAGTTTGGAACAAATGATGGCATAATCAAACTACAAGAGATGCTTCTTTCTAACATCTCACAGGGCACATATGTAAAGGTAGACAGTGTACCCAAAGGAATTATTATGATAAAGGAAAGGCTTTGTCGTACAAGACTTCTTTTAATTCTTGACAATGTGGATGAGTCAGAAATGATGGTAAATTTGCTTGGAGAATGTAATTGGTTTGCTTTAGGAAGTAGAGTCATTATAACAACAAGAGACAAACAGGTGCTAACCACTTTTGGAAAAGATCATCAAAATTATGAGCTTGAGGAGTTGAATCAATCTGAATCTCATGAACTCTTCAACCTGTATGCCTTCCAAAAAATTGAACCTGAGAAAGATTATTCAGAAGTTGCAGAGCAAATCATACATTATGCCAATGGCCTTCCATTagctcttaaaataataggTTCTGATTTGTGTGGAAAAAGTGTATGTGAATGGAAAAGTGCATtagaaaagtataaaaacatccctcatgaaaaaattcaagaaaagctCAAAATAAGTTATGACGGACTTGGAAAGActgaaaaggaaatttttctagatattgcatgtttctttaaGGGATTCAATAGGAGTTATGTAGAGAGTATATTAGAAGCTTGCAAATTATATCCGGGTTATGGAATTGGAAAACTTATTGATAAGTGTCTCATAACTGTTGGTCAATCTGGAAATTTGTGGATGCATGACTTGCTTCAACAAATGGGGAGAGAAATTGTTCAACAAGAATCAGAAAAGCTTGGAAAACGTAGTAGGATATGGTGTTTTGAGGATGCTTATGAAATACTGACTGCAAATATGGTATAAGctcttttgtatctttttttttttttttttttttccattgatcatttttttctttttaatgtggaagaaaatttaatttaatttgtataagtttgtttaatttttaaaaatttgtatagTTCTATTATTTAGTGTAACTAGTGCTTTGTTCAACTAGGGATCAAGTAAAATTCGGGGCATTAAGTGCTACTCACCTCAGCTGATAACGATGCCAATAGAGGCTAAAGCTTTTGAAAAGATGAAATATCTCAAATTTCTTATGGTTCGTAACGTACGCATTTGTGAAGAACTCACATATCTCCCTAACGGGTTAACTTTGCTTCAATGGCCTGAATTTCCATTTTCTTTGCCATCCAATTATTATCCTCAACAACTTGTTGCACTTGAGATGCCAAGAAGTCTTACTAGATTGGAGACAACATTCAAATTGGTACGAGTATtagtatttataaattataatttctttaaaatttatatgaatgttggtcaaaaattaattttgtttctttgtacTACAGGGAATCcaactaaaatatttaaaatatatcgATTTCAACAGGTGTGAGTTCATTACAGAATTACCTGAGCTGTGTGCCCCAAACTTAGAAAAAATGGATCTTTCCTATTGTCAAAATTTAGTTAAGGTTAATGAGTCTATTGGATTTCTTGATAAGCTTCGCATATGGAAACTCCAAGGTTGCCGAAAACTTCAATTTCTTCCAAACAACCTCAGGTTAAAATCACTTGAGGAGTTTTGTCTTAGAGACTGCTTGAGGCTTGAGAAGTTTCCTAATATTGATCCAGAAATGAAATGTTTAAGGGAATTAAATTTAGGTGGGAGTGGTATACGAGAGTTGCCTTCATCAATCAAGCATCTCACTCGGCTTTCTACCTTAGACTTACAGGATTGCAAAAACCTTAGGTATCTTCCAGATGACATCTATAAATTGCAACTTCTTATTGGACTATATATTCCCACTGCCAAATTGAGACAGACATGCGATTATTTGGATGGCTTTTCTAGTTATGGGTTTTTGAGGTTGGGTTTCTTGAATTTCAAGggcaataaaaatataattgtattagaTTTTTTGATGAAACCCGAGTACTTCCCCGTATTGAATAATCTAGATCTATCTGTAACTAATATTGTTAGCATCCCCGAAAGCCTTAGCAGATTTACTACATTACAGTCACTTGATATAGGAGATTGCAAGCAGCTTCGGGAAATTCCAAGGCTTCCACAATCTGTACAAGTTGTGGATGTAAGCAATAGCTGCTCGTTGAATCCACAATCCTCAAGCAGATTATTGAATCAGGTTTCTCTGTTTTTTATGTTAAGTTCTaaagaaacaatttttgttaatttcttcCCTAACTCAATTTGTTGAATTTGCTAATTGAATGCAGATTGGAGAATTTTTAGGGATTTTTCCAAATAAAGGTTGCAAGGGAACAAGAAGCAGGATATCAATGGATCCACAAACATCTTCAACCGAAATATTGGATGTGGTTCGTATTCATCACTCGTTGTGGCTTGACATGGGCTCTAAACCTGAAGatgattattttataattaaactacCAGGAACTGAGATTCCAAAGTGGTTGAACTTAAACCATGAGAGTGATGGAAATGTCATATCATTTTGGGTTGGTCGCACATTTCCAAATATTTTTGATGTCTGTTTTGCTTTTGGACCGCTGAAATATtcatggatgtcatcttgtacTGTTTACCTTTCCATCAATGGCTGTAAAAAAGAGTTCCTTAGTTCAACTCTTACATATGAGTTCTCCAACCATCTGTGGATATTTTCTTTATCTAATAACGAATTGCAGAATCGATTGAATAAGTCAAACCCATCTGAACAAAATTACGTTGAGGTAACATGTGAAATGGAGGATTGGGTTAAAAACCATCCAAGAAGGTGGGGGGTCCGTGTAGAGTGCATCTGTTGTTCCCAAAAATCTGATGTAATTCAGTTGCCGAGTCCAAGTGCTACGCATAGCTGTGGGTCTTCCTCAGTCCCTCTTTTACCCACTTCTAGCTGTGGCACTGATATGGATCAATGGGCTTTCAAAAATGGAGGAGATTCTAGACATTGGCCAAGAAGAAACCATCGACCACCACCCTATGCCAGACGTCCCCAAAAACACTACCTGTCCCACTTCGGATGGCTTCGAATCCGATTCCATCTCTGGAAACGGAGCTCTCGTCCAACCCGAATTCCAACTGCAACGCTCAAGTGCAGGtaccttctttttatttatttattcactcTCAGTTTGGAAAACCAAAGAAATTGAATCAAACAagttttctgtgtttttttttttttggaaactcGAGGGCTCTAATAAGGGAATTGGAAGAGATAGGTCCCAGGTCTTCCAACAATGGAGAAGAAGATTCAGGGCTTTCAATGGCCCACACTTTTGTCAATGATTGTTCCAACCCCAAGTTGTGTCCACCATCAAAGTAGACAAGAAAATCTTGATCGAATTCGATGCCAAGGTATGCCTCCTTCTTTACTTGCATTGTTGGATTCACATCTTTGGGTGCTTCTCTTTCTATATCTCTTAATTAAAGGCTCAATTATAGGATTGTGGCTCAAGTATTTACTGCAAACACTTGAATCAGTAATGATGACAGAGCCACAATTTCAGCATTGTTGGGTTGATATCTGTAGCAGTTGATGAAAGCAATTCCTCATACATTGGAGTTTTGTGCCCAAAAATGATCATTCTGTTCCCTAGGATCCTCTGTTCTGATATTGTGATGACTTCGTTCTAGATGGAACTGGGTACAGATGTAAGTCTTTTCTTTGATGTCCTTATTTTGTAGACGTTAGAATGAATCTCTGTATCTGCAGCTATGAACAAGGTTCCTATTAAAAAGTAAGCATTATTCATGAGCAAATAGTTATACTTGTATGTCCTGTACAAAAAATATACATGGCTTTAactttcttataaataaaaatactgtGGAGAAGAGGTCGCTTATTACCAATGAGCTGTAGTTGAATAGGTACTTCCTCTGCCAATAATAATGGaatggagggtgaggtcatggtTTCAATAGGAGAAAAGGAAGAACCTGAACTGCAGCTCCAAGAGCAACAACTTCGTTAGGATTTACTATCACAATGGGATTTTTCCAGTCATCTTCCTCACCAGTTCCTGAACAGCTGGGATGCAAGTTGAACCACCAACAAGGATTACTTCATCTATATCTTTGAAGGAAAGCTTTGCATCTCAAGGCAGTTTCAACCTGTCCTCGATAGACAAGCATGCTCTATGTCTCACAGAGAGTGCGAGAAAGTGAAAATGGAGCTGTCATCTCTGACTCAGACCAATATTAGGTATGTGGCTAATTATATTACTTCTTTCCATAATTggatctctctttttcatatttactgagaatgtacttttttttttttccagtttacCTTTCATTACCACCGCTGCAAATGGCCCAAAACACATTGACACCACTCTAAGGGTCAAGTTTGAAGAATTGTGTTGAAATTTATTAGACAGGTATGCCTTTTGACAAATGCTAGTCTGTAGTTTCCCTCTATGCATGTTCAGAAATAGAATAACTACAAAAGTATCAGTCTACTAAAAGTTAAAAGATTATTGAAATTAACAATTTAAGCTTTTGCAATAAATGATAGATTACCACAATATCATTATAAGTGATCCAAGTTCTCTAGTATGGTAATAGTTGATTAAGTCCACCACCGTTATTAATCAGGATATCAGCACATGTCATTGTATGATACAGGTTATACTAAGTTGCTATCTCCAATTAGTTACACTAATTGTtgatataatattaaatttctgAGTCTAAACTTTTGCAACAAGTGATAATTTAGAATGATATCTAAACAGTGATCCAAATTCAGATTCTATTTCTATTCTATCCCCCATCAACTTTAACTAATTGTTAAATGAGTAAATTGACTCTACTTTATCATAACATCAGAACACGTCATGGTATCAAACTGGCAATCCCAAGTTCCTATCTCCAATCAGTCTACCAATTATTAAAATTCACAGTTTAAGCTCTTGTGTGTGAGCAGTAATCCAACTCCAAATTCAGTGTGTAATCTACAAACAGTTGAGTTATTAAATATAAGAACATATATAGTAGAAAATTGGAACCTTTTCAGTGATAAGAAAGTGTGGTTAGGATTCACCACAGCTGCTTGTCTCTTAGAAAATTTATCACCTTCCATTGCTGCCACTGCACTGTTATGCTTGCATATCCTGTAAAAACAATATACATGGCTTTaactttcttataaaaaaaaaatacagtggAGAAGAGGTCACTTATGACCTATGAGCTATAGCTCACTTGGTACTTTCTCCTCCAATTATAATGGaatggagggtgaggtcatggcTAAACTCAATAGGTTCatacttaccaataaaaaaaagagaaaagctatgttcataacattttcacaacaaatcataggtggtaagTTTTTATTGGACTATGATTCCACAACAACACTTCtctaaaaaaagttttcttgTTGCATTTATCCTTTCCCTTTTTGTTAATATTGTACCTCTTGTAACCAATGATTAAGTTAAAATATCCCGTACATACTTAGCAAacaaacaatatcaagtaaatactttgcaaaaagaaaatctcaCGTATATATAATGTTAATTTTGCATGTTAATGCTCCCTCCcagtttaaaatatttgtacatTTACTTGATCAGTTCAAACAATTCCATATTATTTGGACCATGATTTTTCagttaaatttcttttaaaaattttttgattttattttatgccATTCACAATACACATTTTATTAAATGTCAAAAATTCTTAATCAGAATTAGTAGGGCACAGTGGTACAGCTGCACAATTTAGGCACTAATTTCTAGTTGGAAGATGCAAGAATTGTGGTTTCACTCTCAAGTTTGATTGTGCCTTGAATCCACACAATCATTCCTAGAATGTTCACTGAAGGGATTTTCACCATGTATTATAGCCCATGATGGATCTATGCAAGCATTGTTCAATGTGATATAGAGCTTCTTAATGATTTTGCATGTTCCTCTGTTCTTAACCTCTTGCAGAATCATGTAAAACCATACATctgaattattattttgtttaaaaataatattcttcGTAGatagtttttttctctttgcagttaaagttttgagcttgttctatacaatttacaaaaaaaattgcatcaggtgttattacaattattttcatAAGCTAGGAAGTACAGACATGGACACGGGTACGACATGGTGACAtgaacaatttttgaaaaattataatatgaaacaGTTGGTATGACATAGGCACGACACGGATACAACATGGGTATGGCATCCTAAATGAAGTGTCCATACTTCCTATGTCATAAGTAAAGTCCAATCTTCACCCTACTTCTACATTTAAATGAGCATAAAATACAATATATCTCTTGTAACTgatgtgataaaaaaaaggCTGTTATCTgtaacatgaaaataaatattccTTGACTTTGACAAGGTATAAATTTATTAGGTAAAAACTGGATGTCCGGGACAGCGTAGGTTTTGAATGTGATGACA from Castanea sativa cultivar Marrone di Chiusa Pesio chromosome 6, ASM4071231v1 includes:
- the LOC142640584 gene encoding TMV resistance protein N-like; protein product: MALQINDGVFSSFTPQFIYDVFLSFRGEDTRYNFTGHLYQALCDKGFNTFIDNDLQRGEEISMKLLKAMELSMISIVVFSENYASSSWCLDELVRILECRNNGQFVLPIFYKVDPSEIRKQKGKFGVALAQHEENLKDSMEKVQRWRTALTKATDLSGLHYKAGYTESETQFIQRIIKEILDNKLNRTQLFVTKHPVGIDSRVDAIELLLDMKSNDVRMVGIHGLGGVGKTTIAKAIYNRIANCFELSCFLEDVREKFGTNDGIIKLQEMLLSNISQGTYVKVDSVPKGIIMIKERLCRTRLLLILDNVDESEMMVNLLGECNWFALGSRVIITTRDKQVLTTFGKDHQNYELEELNQSESHELFNLYAFQKIEPEKDYSEVAEQIIHYANGLPLALKIIGSDLCGKSVCEWKSALEKYKNIPHEKIQEKLKISYDGLGKTEKEIFLDIACFFKGFNRSYVESILEACKLYPGYGIGKLIDKCLITVGQSGNLWMHDLLQQMGREIVQQESEKLGKRSRIWCFEDAYEILTANMGSSKIRGIKCYSPQLITMPIEAKAFEKMKYLKFLMVRNVRICEELTYLPNGLTLLQWPEFPFSLPSNYYPQQLVALEMPRSLTRLETTFKLGIQLKYLKYIDFNRCEFITELPELCAPNLEKMDLSYCQNLVKVNESIGFLDKLRIWKLQGCRKLQFLPNNLRLKSLEEFCLRDCLRLEKFPNIDPEMKCLRELNLGGSGIRELPSSIKHLTRLSTLDLQDCKNLRYLPDDIYKLQLLIGLYIPTAKLRQTCDYLDGFSSYGFLRLGFLNFKGNKNIIVLDFLMKPEYFPVLNNLDLSVTNIVSIPESLSRFTTLQSLDIGDCKQLREIPRLPQSVQVVDVSNSCSLNPQSSSRLLNQIGEFLGIFPNKGCKGTRSRISMDPQTSSTEILDVVRIHHSLWLDMGSKPEDDYFIIKLPGTEIPKWLNLNHESDGNVISFWVGRTFPNIFDVCFAFGPLKYSWMSSCTVYLSINGCKKEFLSSTLTYEFSNHLWIFSLSNNELQNRLNKSNPSEQNYVEVTCEMEDWVKNHPRRWGVRVECICCSQKSDVIQLPSPSATHSCGSSSVPLLPTSSCGTDMDQWAFKNGGDSRHWPRRNHRPPPYARRPQKHYLSHFGWLRIRFHLWKRSSRPTRIPTATLKCRALIRELEEIGPRSSNNGEEDSGLSMAHTFVNDCSNPKLCPPSK